ttgttttaattttttgcatATTAGTACTTATGTTTTGTCTTGATTCTAATGTTTGCTGAATAGTTTGGATCATTATGTTTTCATCTCTTAACGGTATAGTAATTACTGCTGTACAATTTACCTGTATGTATTTTAAGATCTATCACCATGTACGTTAAAAGTCGGCTGTACAAAGTTTTAGGTTTTTGACATTTCGGGAATCCATGACCATAATctttgtttttaaagaaaactgTATTGTAGTTGAAATAACTTGGGATATTGGGAGTGCAATGCATTCGTTTCGTTTTGGATGAGTCTCAAATCATTACTTTTTCTGGCTTCTTTACTGTATGCTCCCTCGAgctgatttatttttcttttactttgtTTTGCTTGATTTTATAGCTTGTATCCACGCGTTCATCATGCAGCACTGGAAAAGGGAAAAATCATGAAGGATCGATAAAGTATGGTTTCACCCTAGTGAAAGGGCGAGCCAATCATCCGATGGAGGATTACCACGTCGCCAATTTTGTGCAAGTACAAGGAAAAGAATTGGGTTTGTTTGCTATTTACGATGGCCATTTGGGGGATCAAGTGCCTTCATACTTACAGAAAAATCTATTTTCCAACATTCTAAAGGAGGTATTCACTCTGAAAGTTATGAAAAATGAGCAAATACCCAATTCAGTCCATGAAACTGTGCACTAGTATCAACTTGACCTCCGCTTTATTGAAATTGCGAAATAGCCGCTAACAGAGGGACCAAACTGATTGCTATATTGAAAAGATGAGTACTATTTTAGAATTTCGATAAAGCAGAGGATCTGTTTGATACAAATGGACAATTTCAGGGACTGAGTTGTGTATTTACTCTGAAAAATCATTGTAAATTTTCTATGCTAGTTTGATCAAAATTCAAATCTGAAATTCTAGATTCTTATACTTTTGATTTTTATCATAGGGTGCATTTTGGGATGACCCTGCTGCATCTATCTCAAAAGCATATCTGAACACAGATCAGGCAATTCTTTCACATAGTTCTGATTTGGGGCGTGGTGGATCAACAGCTGTTACTGCAATATTAATCAATGGTCAAATGTTATGGACAGCTAATGTAGGAGATTCACGAGCGGTTCTTTCAAGAAAAGGTCAAGCAGTGCAATTGACTACTGATCATGAGCCTAACACAGAACGAGGCATCATTGAGAATAAAGGTGGTTTTGTCTCCAACATTCCAGGTACTTAAAAATGCTCTCGTTAACCATTATTCCTCCGTTTCCAATCTGTCTGCTTTcagattctaattttttgtttggatttgtcTTTCTCGTTCAGTATATAGCTAGCATTCTGTGTAAAGaaactatattttttgttgGAGGGCTTCTGTATAACAAGTacatatttgtatatatgtatgtgtcTTGTTTCATAAACCATAACTGAATTCAAATGTTAAAGTTTCTTTCATCCTATTTAATTATCATGGATGAAAGTAGAAAACGTTCACATAACACCTATTGTGCAAGTGCTCACTTTAAATAGTTTTAGCATGTGTGCTGAAGATATGTAGAAGTGCTGGAAAAGAGGATAGAATTTGTGCGAGCAATGTTTTATCATTAGATATGATTCATGATAAATACTGCCTAGTAGAAAAAAGCTTTAgttggttttgttgttgtttactgCATCACGTATGGTTGTGGTTTCAAATGGTTGGTAGCAGTCCATGGAATtaggttgagaagaaaatatcctcttttttttcattttttttacttttttctcaAACCATATTTTCCATAATCCATGTGATACTTGGCTTAACTGTGTCCATATACTGATAATTTCAAATAGTTCTACCAGAAGTCCAGAACTACGAGCTTTAGTTGTTTTTTGTGCAGTCAAAAATCACATTTGTTTACCTTGTAACAaagaaacaacttattcatattgtgttgttgtttgttaCAGGCTTAGGGTGTAAGTGATAGGATTCGATTGACATACACAGCCagtgtaaatatttttacacGGTCAATCAATTGTAATCGTCAAATCATtgaagatgtttgaattacttTAAAAGTTACACATATGTCAATCGTAATCATAAAATCGTTTTTTTTACATCGATAGTgtatcaaaatgaaatttgtaATTGATATTGTTTCTTTCAACACCACAATAACATTGGCAATGATCTCTGGTATTTCTCAGGCGATGTCCCTAGAGTAAATGGACAACTGGCTGTTGCTCGTGCATTTGGTGACAAGAGCCTAAAGTCTCATTTGCGATCAGACCCCGATGTACATAGTACTGATGTAGATGTTGATATTGACTTTCTAATCCTTGCAAGTGATGGACTTTGGAAGGTATAAATCATTCCAACCCAAACACTTGTTActtaactaaaaattaaatgcaTGTTTGGATTAGTGACGAGTTCGACGGAATCATGACATCACTGATTTCGGTGAAGCTAAATtttgaaacttcaacaaaatcatagtGTCcttgtgattttgtcaaactcaccGTAATTCCAAACATGTACTAGAGCATATTTGGTTATTTTCGTTGTAGTTTCttttaaatgtatttatttaaaaacagaaatcatttttgtttgcaTATGTGAAAATCAGGTAATGGCTAATCAAGAGGCAGTTGATATTGCTAGAAAGGTGAAAGATCCACTGAAAGCAGCTAAGCAATTAACAGCTGAAGCATTAAAAAGAGAAAGTAAAGATGATATATCTTGTGTTGTGGTTAGGTTTAGGTGATGATTGATACACTTCAAATCAGGTTTCTTGAAGAATGAAGTTTATAACACTAAAATAAGGGTATATACATATCTTTACATGGCATGCCAATTCATGGACTGCAACAACACATCGTATACTACATACTTGGTTGGAGTTAGTTTTGACTAAATTCATTTAGGTAATTTGTTAAAGAAAAAGGAGGGTGTATCaactttttgaatttgtttacTGATTAGATTTTGTTGGTTTGAgattgtttgatttgatttctttATTTCAAGTGTGAATATTAGGGGTCTACATAAGAGAGAAGGCAACTATATGTAGATTGATTGAGAGATTATATGCATCTAATTACTTGTTGGATAACTGctattgttttgtttgttgaagATTGGTCCCTTTCATATTTGTTTGTTGGAGTGTGTCCTCTTTTTCTTCCGAcggagtttttctttttcttctcgtGACAAAGAGTTTTGTCGTCCATGTTGGTCCTACACGGTTTTAGAGATAGCATAAattgtttttgatgaatttatgaaATTGCTACTCTGAAAATAAGAAGTGATCTGCATTTTCAAATgacttaattgtacttttgatCTTTCATTATAGTGCTTTGATgatttttattccaattttttcgaaattaaacGATTTTGATACATCTTGTTGAGTAACATGAGTTGATAGTCAATAGTTATACATACATGGATACATATGGCTGTGAGTAGATGAACGGCTTTGAGATTTAAACTCCTTGTGCCTGAGATACACTTCAAACTCTTCAAatattgctaaaaaaaacattttcttttcaaatttcttcGATCCCGTTGAATAAATTTCAAACACAACTCAAAATCAAGTGGAAATCCAAGTAACTAGTCTCTtatatcacaatttttttatgtgatctaacaaaaaaaaaaaaaattttacgtTAGTTATCATCATAAGTTATTTGAAATGACTATCAGAATGAAgtaaaaatgacatccatagtgaaagaaaatacaaataacatTGAGATTATATTTCTTCACgagaaattcttgtgtaggaACGAACCTAACCTATCAAccttacaaacaacaaattaaaacatgacacgtCGTTGTTTTTCCACCATGAATGGTGTTGGTGGTGAATGGTGATGGAAGATGACGagtggagagagagagaaaggactagttgatttatttttttataattattttaaaagaaaacaacgacgtgtcatgttttaatttgttgtttgtaaggaTGATAGGTTAGGTTCGTtcctacacaagaatttctctTTCTTCACATTTAAGGTAgcactcttttttttaaaatggtttttaaaaaaattagggttactTTTACCATTTCAGCTGTAAGTGCAGGGGTGCAAATACGAAATGTATTGGTATGTCTAACAATTCTCATAGTTTGAAGAGCCCTAAACAGAAACAGACTAAGTCATTGGCCCACTTCTCCTCCTATATATATACACAGAAGAATGAAACCGTGTAGGACAAGAAAGATCATTACAGCAAAACGATTCACTGAGTTTCCTTGCCAAACACGATACAGAAACTGCAGAAGCATCAGTGCCCTCATCATCTTGTTCATCGCTTCTCACGCTCGAAAATAATGTCGTCGTCATCGTCAACAAACATGATGAACGTGTTACCAGATGATATACTGAAACACATACTCTCTCTACTCTCAACCAGAGATGCTTTCAGAACAAAGTTTGTTTGCAAGTCGTGGGTCCCACTATCGGAATTGCTCGATGTCCTTAGCATCGACAGTATTTAAAACTTTGGAACATGGATTCGCTTCTTTCAATTCATGAACACAGTTTTGCTTTCTCGGCACATCCAACACATTCCCCTCAAAACCTTATATCTTTTTTGTCATTATAAAGTCCGGAGGCCTTGCTTCCGTTTAAACCAATGTGTCGAAGCAGCAAAACGGCGTGGTATCGAGGATTTGAGTATAAACTGGCCTCGAGGCGTTTCCTCCCCAAGTATTTTCTACTGCAAAACACTTGTGGTCCTTAGATTGCAGAGTATTACCATACTCAGTATGGTTGGTTTTTCTATTGATCTTCCATTGCTCAAAACCCTTGTTCTCTGTAATATTATGTTCTCTACTTTGGGTGATTTCATGAAACTTGTTTATGGGTGTCCCAAATTGGAGGATTTGAGTACTATATATGTTATGGGAAAGAGTGGGGGTAGTATTAAGTCTACAACATACTTTGAACCCTCATCCAACTTGATCAAAGCCACTACCAGCATTGTTGAGTTTCCACGATATTATTGGCACTTTCCAACTCTATCTGAGGTatgtatgatatgatatgataccattattataaatattatgtatctttgtttgatttgattttgtgttGTGCAGTTGGGGCGTAGCCTTCCCAACAAACAAATCAAAGGTTTTCGTCTGTTTGAAAACTTAATTGAACTTCGGATGTATTGGTATTATCGAGACACTTGTGACTGGAGTGAGATAGTGAAAATGCTCTTCATTTGTCCCAAACTTAAAGTTCTTTACATTGTAAAGGTTTGTTTGTCACCTCGATTGATAgttattggtttttgtttgttattctCTCTAATCAAGTATTGTTACAAACCCTTTTTTGACTATGATTGACAGGTGATGATTAAACACAATTTGACGAAAACAACCAAACATGATTGGAAATACCCAGATCATGTTCCTGAGAGTGTTAGGTCTCATCTTACAACATGTAGCATTATAAACTATGAAGCTGCAGAAGCGGATTTTCGATTTGCAATATATATCTTGAAGAATGCTAGACTTGTACAGGATATGACGATACACGTTCATAGTTCCTCAAATACAATGCAGAGGGCCCAATTTGTTGAAAATTTATCCTCTTTTCCAAGGACCTCACCCGCGTGTAAGCTTTTATTGAAATGAATGTTTCTAGATATATGCTACCATGAGTACTGAATTTGATGGGTTGAACAATATAGGTTTTGTCTCCTTTATTGTTTATACAATTAGTCCCTCGTgctttttttggtttatttgagTTGCTAGAGCTGTCCTAGCTTTGAAATAGAATTTGGTTGGATCTTTGAATCTTCTTTAGTTTGTGTGTGCTACATAATGTGTTATGGGAGTAAAGCATGCTTTTTGTGAATGGTGGTCTGTTTCCCTTTGCTGCGTATAACTATTGTTTCAAATCGAATCAGTCAGTGTTTTTGTGATTTAAATCGTAGTTTTTGCGACTTAAATTGCAGTTCGGCTGTTTTCTATTGCTTAGATTGGATGAGTAGTTTCGGGTGTGAGCTATCGAGGAGGAGGGTTGTATCATCGTTTTGGGAGCTGTCACGATTCATAATATTACGTGTTTCTCAAAACAGTTGCGGTGGGTTTATTGGTGTTTGATTAAGGTGTGATGTTTGCTTGTATTAAAATTGCCTGTATCCATTGGCCTCATAGGTTTATTGCTCGCTTTCGCACTATATAGAAATTCAAACAAGTGGATTCAATGTTTTTTCACCTAAACATATGTAAAGcacattttttttctcccaattAGATTCCTGCATAGACTTAAAGCATGAGAGAGGGCAGTAATGTGTGCCTTATTACAAAAATGTGGAATCAATGCTCCAGGTCCATGACTCCGTGTTATGTAATAACTCTTGTAAAACTTGCCAAAAGTATGTAAAATTTACACAAATATTACctcattttaacttttaaatcaGGAGAAATAGTTAAAATTGTATCTAACACAGAGATCATGTTAAAAACACAATTCACTCGCTCAACATAATCAACGGTATTGCAATGACTACAGTCATGTAATCTGCATTATGGAAGTATGTAAATGAAACTACGGGATGATAGTGGAAATCGCTCATCTAACAAGACAAAGGCAAGTTTTAATCAGTCTTAATAGAGCATCTATGCCTTTTGAAATATAGCATATGAGCACATCTACTTGTTTCCTGGGAGGAGTAACATAATGAACTAGTCCAAATGTCCAATCCTTTTGATCCAAAAGGGCCAAAATTTCCTTGAGAAGAAGGAGCAGACGGATAAAACTGGTATAGCCTGACTTGACCATATTGAAAAGAACATGAGAGTCAATTACAAACATCACATTTCTGCAACCAATATCATGAGCAAGAGCGACACCACTTCTAAGAGCCCACATTTTCGCAAAGAGAGAACTACTAGAAGTCACCTTACTATAAAATCCTTtgataaaattgtcattttgaCCCTAATCAGTTTATTTTAACTACTCGTATAAGCTTTTACTCAGAAGTCACAACTcaaaaataaagtgaaaatcCAAGTAACTAGTCTCTTATACgacaaaaattaacttttagaaAGACATGTATTGTAAAAAGAAATGCAGCATAAGGGCTAAAAcaaattaggcttaaatatgtcattGGTCCATCCCTACATTTTCACTGTTTTTTGTAATTTAtccctgcattttttttttgtatgactTTAGTTTCTGCACTATGAAAAAATACTGCAATTGATCATTCCATTAACTTAAGGGTTAAGAAAAGGGAAATAAAAAACCTGTAAAGGACTACCATCATGTAGATTGATTTATGGCACTAGGTTGAAGAAACGTCAACCAAATATATTCAATGGTTCTGTTATTAGGGGCACCCTTCTAATTAAacgataaaaataataaaacttattaaaaagaattattttatatgatttattttaattgtgcaattttatcttttagtgtgccacgtggcatgTAATAATTGGTCCACTTAGcacatcattaatttttttaaagttcagggaccaattccaaaaaAATGGTAGGGACCAATGACATAATTAAGCtaacaaattattattgataattgaataaaatcaagttaatttaatcaatttactTCTagataatttataaataaaaaaaaataaacatttttttcatgaaataaatgttattttattcctttcaactttttataataatttcttcttacattatttttataagatctTGCATACATTTTTGGGATGCTAACTTAACCAAGCATGGAATACATTATTTCTGAAGTAGTATTTGGGAGAATTATTGACCATACCCCAAAATTTGGTATTGTAGCCCCTACAATTTAGCATTATCCGAAACATTGTTCTCTTAAGTttaaagttaacaaaaaaaaaaattgtgttagtTATCATCATAAAAGTTATTTGATAGTCATATTTTTATGTTACTTATCATCATAAGTTATTTGAAATGACTATCACAATGAagcaaaataatattgagattatatttcttcacatttaaggtagatgcaatttttttaaaattgttttttaaaaaataaattagggtTACTTTTACCATTTCACTTGTAAGTGCAGGGGTGCAAATATCAATTGTATTGGTATGTCTAACAATTCTCAGTTTGAAAAGCCTTAAACAGAAAAAGACTAAGTTATTGGCCCAAACCTTCTAGGGTTTCACTCCTCCTCCTATATATATACAGAAGAATGAAACTACAACACACTAATTCCGTTTTGTACATTGACTAAACAATGTTATGTTAGTCTTGATCAAAGTGTGATCTCTGTAGTCCCTAACTTCTAAGGTTAGCGGATTCTAAGATGACATTTTGCTCCAGATTCACATAACGTTTattcatttatatttgtattgttAACAGTTTGTATTAGTTATTATGTAGGGTTTTAAGATTTTAGAGTGTAAATAGCCTCTTCTTTCAGTTGCAAGATCTGAGATCTTTGGATCGATTACTTGACAACTTTGTTCTGGGGGCATACATTTATTTTCTGACCAAAATCTTTGGGGGTACTCACAATTTTCCAGATTTATGGTTTTTCTGTTCTTCTGGAACCCCTGTTTTGGTTACAATTCTCATtctttggatttttaattatgaTTGTTTTGCGTCCATTACCAATTCTGAAGGATTTAATTGTTCCTTTTGGTGTAATGGCTCGGACGCCAAATTAATAATGTGGTGATCCTGATTTATGGGTTTACTTCAATACCATTTGGTCTTGGAAACGCCTCAAACATTTATTTGGTAGATTTCTACTTTTTCTATAGAAAAGTCAAATTAATCTATTAGTTTAGTATTCTCATATTGTATGGAATCATGTTTATAAACAGTGGCTTTTCCACACAGATTTTTGATGTATGGAATGAGCTGGACTATGACATACTTGATGAATAATTGGATTGAGGAGTTAGAAGTGCTTATGTTGAATAATGAAATTTAGCTGTAGATTGAAGTGCTTAAGGGGTTGTGGATGTGTTTGCACACCAAATTTGAGAGTTGATTTCAGTTTTTTTCTTGCTTCTCCATGACTTGTTCATAAAATAGAGAAACGTAAGAGATGCAAATCAAATGAATTTGTGAAGTGTCCCTTTAtcaaaaaatgtaattaaattgGCTAATGTTCCTTTAATACAGTTTAACGAAGACTTGTAACTACAATTGGCTAGTGGTGCTGagttagttggaccttgagttgGAGACACAAAGAATGTGTTTAAATTTGAATCATGAAAATGAGGAGCTTGAGATAATTAACTTGAGTTGGAGCGGAAACAAAAGTTAGAATTGCGTAAGCTGTTATTAATAAGACACATTTCATTGTAATCAAGTTAATTAATAagacacttttttttataaacttattTCAAGAGCGAGTCATGGAGAAGCAAGTCATAGAGAAGCTAATTTGATCACAAAGCTTatcgaatttttttaaatgctgTTTAGCTAATGATTGTTTGGCTGGAGGATAGGTTCTTTCATGTAATCGTGAGGAGTCTTTAACTAGTGGTGAAGAGTTAGTTGGAGAATGTCTTTTGcatgatgaatttgatgtatGGAATGTGACAGATTTTAGTATCTAGAATGAGCTAGAGCTTGAGGTTATGATAAAATTGAGCTGGACCTTGAATTTGATGTATGGAATGTGACAGATAGCATAAATCCTTGACCATTACAAGTGAGTAACGATTAGGTTCCAACTTCACCGGTCCCCAGTGGCGGAGTCAG
Above is a genomic segment from Medicago truncatula cultivar Jemalong A17 chromosome 5, MtrunA17r5.0-ANR, whole genome shotgun sequence containing:
- the LOC11437097 gene encoding probable protein phosphatase 2C 9 yields the protein MDKFCCLKSSFSKLVSTRSSCSTGKGKNHEGSIKYGFTLVKGRANHPMEDYHVANFVQVQGKELGLFAIYDGHLGDQVPSYLQKNLFSNILKEGAFWDDPAASISKAYLNTDQAILSHSSDLGRGGSTAVTAILINGQMLWTANVGDSRAVLSRKGQAVQLTTDHEPNTERGIIENKGGFVSNIPGDVPRVNGQLAVARAFGDKSLKSHLRSDPDVHSTDVDVDIDFLILASDGLWKVMANQEAVDIARKVKDPLKAAKQLTAEALKRESKDDISCVVVRFR
- the LOC11436658 gene encoding putative FBD-associated F-box protein At5g56820, with product MVGFSIDLPLLKTLVLCNIMFSTLGDFMKLVYGCPKLEDLSTIYVMGKSGGSIKSTTYFEPSSNLIKATTSIVEFPRYYWHFPTLSELGRSLPNKQIKGFRLFENLIELRMYWYYRDTCDWSEIVKMLFICPKLKVLYIVKVMIKHNLTKTTKHDWKYPDHVPESVRSHLTTCSIINYEAAEADFRFAIYILKNARLVQDMTIHVHSSSNTMQRAQFVENLSSFPRTSPACKLLLK